Proteins encoded by one window of Halomonas sp. SH5A2:
- the map gene encoding type I methionyl aminopeptidase has translation MNVPIKTPSEIDKMREAGRQAASVIEMITPHVQAGISTGEIDRLCHEYIVNELGSTPAPLNYHGFPKATCTSINHVVCHGIPDDAKKLKNGDIMNLDITVRTADGYHGDSSVMFVVGETIQGDRLCRITQECLYKSIEQVKPGVRLSELARVIQKHAEANGYSVVRDFCGHGIGAEFHEDPQFLHYDGYAPSADISLEAGMCFTIEPMINVGGYKTKVLRDGWTAITKDRSLSAQWEHTLLVTDTGVDVLTARADEDFSFLNN, from the coding sequence ATGAACGTTCCCATTAAAACGCCTTCTGAAATCGACAAAATGCGCGAAGCTGGACGCCAGGCGGCCAGCGTCATCGAAATGATTACGCCCCATGTCCAGGCGGGCATCAGTACCGGTGAAATCGATCGACTGTGTCACGAATACATCGTCAACGAGCTGGGTTCGACGCCTGCGCCACTCAATTACCATGGCTTCCCCAAAGCGACCTGTACCTCAATCAATCACGTGGTCTGCCACGGGATTCCCGACGACGCCAAAAAGCTCAAGAACGGCGATATCATGAACCTGGATATTACCGTGCGCACAGCCGATGGCTATCACGGCGACTCCAGTGTGATGTTCGTAGTCGGTGAGACCATCCAGGGCGATCGGCTGTGCCGCATTACCCAGGAATGTCTGTATAAAAGTATTGAGCAGGTCAAACCCGGCGTGCGCCTTTCAGAACTCGCCCGAGTGATTCAGAAGCACGCCGAAGCCAATGGCTATTCGGTTGTCCGCGATTTCTGCGGCCACGGCATCGGCGCTGAATTTCACGAAGATCCGCAGTTCCTGCATTACGATGGCTACGCGCCCAGCGCTGACATCAGCCTCGAAGCAGGCATGTGCTTCACCATCGAGCCAATGATCAATGTCGGGGGCTACAAAACCAAGGTGTTACGCGACGGCTGGACGGCGATCACCAAGGACCGCAGCCTGTCGGCCCAGTGGGAACACACCCTGCTGGTCACCGACACCGGTGTTGACGTGCTGACCGCACGCGCCGACGAAGACTTCAGTTTCTTGAATAATTGA
- the rpsB gene encoding 30S ribosomal protein S2, whose protein sequence is MSHVNMRDLLKAGAHFGHQTKYWNPKMSKFIFGARNKIHIINLEHTLPALNEAIDVVEKMAASNNKILFVGTKRSASKIIKEEANRVSQPFVNHRWLGGMLTNFKTIRVSIKRLRELEAMHEDGTFEKLTKKEVLMATREQDKLERSVGGIKNMGGLPDALFVIDVDHERIAINEANKLGIPVIGVVDTNSNPDGVDYVIPGNDDSIRAIQIYVKAIADACGRAKASRAEEFVEVTDTEEAAEPDSSAAAE, encoded by the coding sequence ATGTCTCACGTTAATATGCGTGACCTGCTCAAAGCAGGCGCTCACTTCGGTCACCAGACCAAGTACTGGAATCCGAAGATGAGCAAGTTCATCTTCGGCGCGCGCAACAAGATTCACATCATCAACCTCGAGCACACCCTGCCGGCGCTGAACGAAGCGATCGACGTGGTCGAGAAGATGGCGGCATCCAACAACAAGATTTTGTTTGTTGGCACCAAGCGCAGCGCTAGCAAGATCATCAAAGAAGAAGCCAACCGCGTCAGCCAGCCATTCGTCAACCATCGCTGGTTGGGCGGTATGCTGACCAACTTCAAGACCATTCGCGTGTCCATCAAGCGCCTGCGCGAACTTGAAGCGATGCACGAAGACGGCACGTTCGAGAAGTTGACCAAGAAAGAAGTTTTGATGGCAACTCGCGAGCAGGACAAACTCGAGCGCTCCGTGGGCGGTATCAAGAACATGGGCGGCCTTCCGGACGCACTGTTCGTGATTGACGTTGACCATGAGCGTATCGCGATCAACGAAGCCAACAAGCTGGGCATTCCGGTCATCGGCGTGGTGGATACCAATTCCAACCCCGATGGTGTGGACTACGTGATTCCGGGCAACGATGATTCCATCCGCGCTATCCAGATTTACGTAAAAGCTATTGCCGATGCCTGTGGTCGCGCTAAAGCAAGTCGCGCCGAAGAGTTCGTCGAAGTGACGGATACTGAAGAAGCCGCTGAACCCGACAGCAGCGCTGCCGCCGAGTAA
- the dapD gene encoding 2,3,4,5-tetrahydropyridine-2,6-dicarboxylate N-succinyltransferase, giving the protein MLSFALGIGTQNTQGDWLEIYYPAPLINPPESLVSAAKEVVDAPQGNAAISFLPEDCARLANALQAAGHPEQAELAESFASSQRPLVAMFLETDQPPQTAPEVYLKLHLLSHRLVKPHGLDLTGMFGLLRNIAWTNEGPIDIEELPARRLKARLAGRALSVDCVDKFPKMTDYVVPHGIRIGDTARVRLGAYLGEGTTVMHEGFVNFNAGTEGPGMVEGRIAAGVMVGKGSDLGGGCSTMGTLSGGGNMVIKVGEGCLIGANAGIGIPLGDRCTVEAGLYITAGVKVTLLDDQGQEVNTVAARELAGQDDLLLRRNSQSGRIECLTNKSAIALNEALHAHN; this is encoded by the coding sequence ATGCTGAGCTTTGCGCTTGGAATCGGCACCCAAAATACCCAGGGCGACTGGCTGGAAATCTACTACCCGGCACCGCTGATCAATCCACCGGAAAGCCTGGTGAGTGCCGCCAAGGAAGTCGTCGACGCGCCCCAGGGTAACGCGGCTATCAGCTTCCTGCCGGAAGACTGCGCACGCCTGGCCAATGCCCTCCAGGCAGCGGGCCATCCTGAACAGGCAGAGCTTGCTGAATCTTTCGCGTCCAGCCAGCGCCCGCTGGTCGCCATGTTCCTGGAAACCGACCAGCCGCCGCAAACCGCACCAGAGGTCTACCTCAAACTGCACCTGCTTTCCCATCGCCTGGTGAAACCCCACGGGCTGGATTTGACCGGCATGTTCGGTCTGCTGCGCAACATTGCCTGGACCAACGAAGGCCCGATCGACATTGAAGAACTCCCCGCCCGCCGCCTTAAAGCACGCTTGGCAGGCCGCGCGCTGTCGGTGGACTGCGTCGACAAATTCCCCAAGATGACCGACTACGTGGTCCCCCACGGCATCCGCATTGGCGACACCGCTCGGGTGCGCCTGGGCGCCTACCTGGGCGAAGGTACAACGGTCATGCACGAAGGTTTCGTCAACTTCAATGCGGGCACCGAAGGCCCCGGCATGGTAGAGGGACGTATTGCAGCAGGGGTCATGGTCGGCAAGGGCTCTGATCTGGGCGGCGGTTGCTCCACCATGGGCACGCTTTCCGGCGGCGGCAATATGGTGATCAAAGTCGGCGAAGGCTGCCTGATCGGCGCCAATGCGGGCATCGGCATCCCGCTTGGCGACCGCTGCACTGTCGAAGCAGGCCTGTACATTACCGCAGGGGTGAAAGTAACGCTGCTGGATGACCAGGGCCAGGAGGTCAACACCGTCGCCGCGCGCGAGTTGGCAGGCCAGGACGATCTGTTGCTGCGCCGCAACTCACAAAGCGGCCGTATTGAGTGCCTGACCAATAAGAGCGCCATCGCACTCAACGAGGCACTGCATGCCCATAACTGA
- the dapE gene encoding succinyl-diaminopimelate desuccinylase — MPITEPEGLSPTLQLAFDLLSRASVTPDDEGCQDLMIERLVALGFHIEPLPFGDVKNFWAVRGHHGPVLAFAGHTDVVPSGPHTNWEFPPFSPCINDEGMLCGRGASDMKGSLAAMLTAVERFVTEHPNHDGRIAFLITSDEEGPAVDGTRAVVEHLRERNERLDYCIVGEPSSTARLGDAIKNGRRGSLGGVLHIKGVQGHVAYPHLARNPIHQAMPALDALVNEHWDAGNDFFPATSFQVSNFRAGTGATNVIPGEVEVVFNFRYSTEVTHETLKARCEAILDQHGIEYHIDWMLNGEPFLTAEGELVDAAMRGVEAVTGERPALSTSGGTSDGRFIATLGAQVVELGPLNDTIHKVDERVRASDLDDLSRIYEATLQALFISDEGRA, encoded by the coding sequence ATGCCCATAACTGAGCCAGAAGGTTTATCACCGACGCTGCAGTTGGCGTTTGACCTGCTCAGCCGGGCATCGGTGACGCCAGATGACGAGGGCTGCCAGGACTTGATGATCGAGCGCCTGGTGGCGCTCGGGTTTCATATCGAGCCACTGCCGTTTGGTGATGTAAAGAATTTCTGGGCGGTGCGCGGTCATCATGGCCCGGTGTTGGCCTTTGCTGGCCACACCGATGTAGTACCCAGCGGGCCTCACACCAACTGGGAGTTTCCTCCCTTTTCCCCATGTATCAACGACGAGGGCATGCTGTGCGGACGCGGCGCTTCCGACATGAAAGGCAGCCTCGCGGCAATGCTTACCGCCGTCGAGCGCTTCGTGACCGAGCACCCCAACCACGATGGCCGCATTGCCTTTCTGATCACCTCCGATGAAGAAGGCCCCGCCGTCGACGGCACCCGCGCGGTGGTCGAGCATTTGCGCGAGCGCAATGAACGCCTCGACTACTGCATCGTCGGCGAACCTTCCTCGACGGCACGGCTGGGGGATGCGATCAAGAACGGCCGACGCGGCTCACTGGGTGGCGTGCTGCATATTAAAGGCGTGCAGGGCCACGTGGCCTACCCGCACCTGGCGCGCAATCCTATCCACCAGGCAATGCCCGCGCTGGATGCACTCGTCAACGAGCACTGGGACGCGGGCAACGATTTCTTCCCCGCCACCAGCTTTCAGGTTTCCAACTTCCGAGCGGGGACCGGCGCCACCAACGTGATTCCCGGTGAGGTCGAAGTCGTCTTCAACTTCCGCTACTCAACGGAAGTCACCCATGAAACGCTCAAGGCACGCTGCGAAGCAATTCTTGATCAGCACGGTATCGAGTATCACATTGACTGGATGCTCAACGGCGAGCCGTTTTTGACCGCCGAAGGCGAGCTGGTCGATGCGGCCATGCGTGGCGTTGAGGCTGTCACTGGCGAGCGCCCCGCGCTATCCACCAGCGGCGGCACTTCGGATGGGCGTTTTATCGCCACGCTGGGCGCCCAGGTAGTTGAACTGGGGCCGCTCAACGATACGATCCACAAGGTGGACGAGCGCGTGCGTGCAAGCGACCTGGACGATTTAAGCCGGATCTACGAAGCCACCCTGCAAGCGTTGTTCATCTCCGACGAGGGGCGCGCATGA
- a CDS encoding [protein-PII] uridylyltransferase, which produces MLLHHYRFEPDTTLFDLELFRTELAGSRSPIAPFKAALDEIQTRLDERFRAGADIRDLVRGRAWYLDQLLAIAWEQHDWPDDGVALVAVGGYGRGELHPHSDIDLLLLLEHDDDSPYREPLTAFITFLWDIGLEIGHSVRSLNDCEREAAADVTVITNLLESRLIAGPESLRDKMRERLTTEHVWPADRFFEAKWQEQIARHYRYNNSEYHLEPNLKSSPGGLRDIQMIGWVAKRHFGTEQYTDIVANGFMNDAELRILSQGQAFLWQVRYALHMLTDRAEDRLLFDHQRTIAEMFGFRDTPEGLAVEQFMKRYYRHVTALAGLNDMLLQHFDEVILRGKEALETVKLNERFETKGGYIQVRSRSLFREQPSAMLELFLLMAKHPEIEGVRADTIRLIRDHRHQIDDHYREDPRHQRLFMAIMRAPGNVPRQLRRMNRYGILGKYLPEFGRAIGLMQHDLFHIYTVDAHTLRLLKFLHGFRKPEAKDDFPVAASLMQQLPKLDLLWITGLFHDIGKGRGGDHSEIGARDVEQFCQRHHIPQHDTKLVSWLVEHHLLMSMTAQKRDISDPDVIRDFAMEVRNETRLDYLYVLTVADINATNPTLWNGWRASLLRQLHAETKRALRRGLNNPPDRDDWVRETRTEARSLLQTIGVDEAGIDRLWESLGEDYFLQYAPSEIVWQTQGILAHQPSPLPLVLISAPTADMSEGGTKVFIHTRSVDDLFAATAAAMEQLGLSIHDARIATSNNDWTLNTFIVLDNQGQPIRDSARIEEMRQHLVEELDDPDDYPDIVTRHTPRQLKHFRVATEVLIEQDPANDRTLLELSAPDRPGLLARVGRIFMEQDIALSAAKIATLGERVEDVFFITTKAGEPLTDPDRQQQLRERLIEVLGV; this is translated from the coding sequence ATGCTTTTACACCACTACCGGTTTGAACCGGACACCACGCTGTTCGATCTCGAGCTATTTCGCACCGAGCTTGCGGGGTCACGCTCGCCCATCGCGCCGTTCAAGGCAGCGCTTGACGAAATTCAGACACGCCTGGACGAACGCTTTCGCGCCGGGGCCGACATTCGCGACCTGGTGCGTGGCCGCGCGTGGTACCTGGATCAACTGCTGGCCATCGCCTGGGAACAGCATGACTGGCCCGACGACGGCGTCGCCCTTGTGGCCGTGGGCGGTTACGGGCGCGGCGAACTGCACCCGCATTCGGACATCGACCTGCTGTTGCTGCTGGAACACGACGACGATAGCCCCTATCGGGAGCCGCTGACCGCCTTTATCACCTTTTTATGGGATATCGGTCTGGAAATCGGCCACAGCGTGCGCTCGCTCAACGACTGCGAGCGCGAAGCGGCCGCCGATGTCACGGTGATCACCAACCTGCTTGAATCACGCCTGATTGCCGGCCCTGAGTCGCTACGCGACAAGATGCGTGAACGACTGACCACCGAGCATGTATGGCCGGCGGACCGTTTTTTCGAAGCCAAGTGGCAGGAGCAGATCGCTCGCCACTATCGCTATAACAACTCCGAGTATCATCTTGAGCCAAACCTCAAAAGCTCGCCCGGCGGGCTGCGCGATATCCAGATGATCGGCTGGGTGGCCAAGCGCCATTTCGGTACCGAGCAGTACACCGACATCGTCGCCAACGGCTTCATGAACGATGCCGAACTGCGCATTTTAAGCCAGGGGCAGGCGTTTCTGTGGCAAGTACGCTACGCCCTGCATATGCTCACCGACCGCGCCGAAGACCGCCTGCTGTTTGACCACCAGCGTACCATCGCCGAGATGTTTGGCTTTCGCGACACCCCCGAGGGCCTGGCGGTCGAGCAGTTCATGAAGCGCTACTATCGGCACGTGACTGCCCTGGCCGGGCTTAACGACATGCTGCTGCAGCACTTCGACGAAGTCATCCTGCGCGGCAAGGAAGCGCTGGAGACGGTAAAGCTCAACGAGCGCTTTGAAACCAAGGGCGGCTATATTCAGGTGCGCTCGCGCAGCCTGTTCCGCGAACAGCCTTCGGCCATGCTGGAGCTGTTCTTACTGATGGCCAAGCACCCTGAAATAGAAGGGGTCCGCGCCGACACCATCCGTCTGATCCGTGACCATCGCCATCAGATCGACGACCACTACCGCGAAGACCCACGCCATCAGCGGCTGTTCATGGCCATCATGCGCGCGCCTGGCAATGTTCCCCGCCAGCTGCGGCGCATGAACCGTTACGGCATCCTGGGTAAATACCTGCCCGAGTTTGGCCGCGCAATAGGGCTGATGCAGCATGACCTCTTCCATATCTACACCGTGGATGCCCATACCCTGCGGCTGCTCAAGTTCTTGCACGGTTTCCGCAAACCCGAGGCGAAAGACGATTTCCCGGTGGCTGCCTCATTGATGCAGCAACTGCCCAAGCTGGATCTTTTGTGGATAACCGGACTGTTTCACGATATCGGCAAGGGGCGCGGTGGCGATCACTCGGAAATTGGCGCTCGGGACGTCGAACAGTTCTGCCAGCGCCACCATATTCCCCAGCACGATACCAAGCTGGTCAGCTGGCTGGTTGAGCATCATCTACTGATGTCCATGACCGCGCAAAAGCGCGACATCAGCGACCCGGATGTGATTCGCGACTTCGCCATGGAGGTACGCAACGAAACGCGGCTGGATTACCTTTATGTGCTGACCGTCGCCGACATCAATGCCACCAACCCGACGCTGTGGAACGGCTGGCGGGCATCGCTATTGCGCCAGCTGCATGCGGAAACCAAGCGCGCCCTGCGGCGCGGTCTGAATAACCCGCCCGACCGCGACGACTGGGTACGCGAAACCCGCACCGAAGCCCGCTCACTGCTGCAAACGATTGGCGTTGATGAAGCCGGTATCGACCGGCTATGGGAGTCGCTTGGCGAGGACTATTTTCTGCAGTACGCGCCCAGCGAAATCGTCTGGCAAACCCAGGGGATTCTTGCCCACCAGCCGTCGCCACTGCCGTTGGTATTGATCAGCGCGCCCACGGCCGACATGTCCGAGGGCGGTACCAAAGTATTCATTCACACCCGCTCGGTGGACGATCTGTTCGCGGCGACCGCCGCTGCCATGGAACAGCTGGGGCTGTCGATTCACGATGCTCGTATCGCCACGTCAAACAACGACTGGACACTCAATACCTTTATCGTGCTGGACAATCAGGGCCAGCCAATACGTGACTCGGCGCGTATCGAAGAAATGCGCCAGCACCTGGTGGAAGAACTCGACGACCCCGACGACTATCCCGACATCGTCACGCGCCACACGCCGCGCCAGCTCAAGCACTTCCGGGTGGCGACCGAAGTGCTGATTGAACAGGACCCGGCCAACGACCGCACGCTGCTCGAGCTCAGCGCCCCTGACCGCCCGGGGCTTCTGGCACGCGTCGGGCGCATCTTCATGGAGCAGGATATCGCCCTGTCGGCGGCCAAAATCGCCACCCTGGGCGAGCGCGTGGAAGACGTGTTCTTTATCACCACCAAGGCAGGCGAGCCGCTGACCGACCCGGACCGTCAACAACAACTGCGCGAACGCTTGATTGAGGTGCTGGGGGTTTAA
- a CDS encoding Spx/MgsR family RNA polymerase-binding regulatory protein, with protein sequence MLTLYIISNCDTCRKAAKALDEKGMPFKTYDLRKDGLSAPLLEHILHRVPLVQAINKQSKTWRELSDEEKDFDANSGRELLLKHPTLLKRPLLEVDDETILVGYKDGDYDKL encoded by the coding sequence ATGCTAACGCTTTATATCATCAGTAACTGCGACACCTGCCGCAAAGCGGCCAAAGCGCTGGACGAAAAGGGCATGCCCTTTAAAACCTACGACCTGCGCAAAGACGGGCTGTCAGCACCGCTGCTGGAACATATCCTGCACCGCGTCCCGCTGGTACAGGCGATCAACAAGCAAAGCAAAACCTGGCGCGAGTTATCGGATGAAGAGAAAGATTTTGATGCCAACTCGGGCCGCGAGCTGCTCTTGAAGCACCCCACACTGTTAAAGCGCCCCCTTTTGGAAGTCGACGACGAGACCATCCTGGTCGGCTACAAAGATGGCGACTACGACAAACTTTAA
- the dapC gene encoding succinyldiaminopimelate transaminase translates to MNPDLDALHPYPFEKLAALKADLTPPESLAHIPLTIGEPQHAPYPGALAALVAHQAGMARYPATNGLAALRETIAAWACQRFALAGLDTERQILPVNGTREAIFAFVQAALDRSRPAKVAVPNPFYQIYEGATLLAGGEPLYLDCTAENGFRPDFSAVSADTWRDVQIVFICSPGNPTGAVTPLAEFKQLIALADEHDFIIASDECYSELYLDETTPPPGLLQACAELGRDDYQRCVVFHSLSKRSNLPGLRSGFVAGDADLIMPFKRYRTYHGCAMSLPMQHASIAAWQDENHVFANREAYREKFSAVTEVLSPVMDFPTPEASFYLWPAVPGGDDIAFTQRLFVEQHVSVLPGSLMGRPGREGHNPGSGRLRLALVAELAPTLEAAERLRRLVERG, encoded by the coding sequence ATGAACCCTGATCTCGACGCCCTGCATCCGTATCCGTTCGAAAAGCTCGCGGCGCTCAAGGCGGACCTGACACCGCCCGAATCGCTTGCGCACATCCCGCTGACCATCGGCGAACCCCAGCACGCGCCCTACCCGGGCGCACTGGCCGCACTGGTGGCGCATCAAGCAGGGATGGCACGCTACCCGGCCACCAACGGCCTGGCCGCCCTGCGCGAGACCATTGCTGCCTGGGCCTGCCAGCGTTTCGCGCTTGCAGGGCTGGATACCGAGCGTCAGATCCTGCCGGTTAACGGCACGCGCGAAGCCATTTTTGCCTTTGTTCAAGCCGCGCTTGACCGAAGCCGCCCGGCCAAAGTAGCAGTGCCCAACCCCTTCTATCAGATCTACGAAGGCGCCACCCTGCTTGCCGGTGGGGAACCGCTATATCTCGACTGCACCGCCGAGAACGGCTTTCGCCCGGATTTCTCCGCCGTAAGCGCCGACACCTGGCGCGATGTGCAAATCGTCTTTATCTGCTCGCCGGGCAACCCCACCGGTGCGGTTACGCCACTCGCCGAATTCAAGCAGCTAATAGCGCTGGCCGATGAACACGACTTCATCATTGCCTCCGATGAGTGCTACTCGGAGCTTTACCTTGACGAGACAACGCCTCCGCCCGGGTTGTTGCAAGCCTGCGCCGAGCTGGGCCGCGATGACTACCAGCGCTGCGTGGTGTTTCATTCGCTCTCCAAGCGCTCCAATCTGCCAGGGCTGCGCTCGGGCTTTGTGGCGGGCGATGCTGACCTGATAATGCCCTTCAAGCGCTATCGCACCTACCACGGCTGCGCCATGTCACTGCCGATGCAGCACGCTTCCATTGCCGCCTGGCAGGATGAAAACCACGTATTTGCCAATCGCGAGGCTTATCGTGAAAAGTTTAGCGCCGTGACTGAGGTGCTCTCCCCGGTGATGGATTTCCCCACGCCCGAGGCCAGCTTTTACCTGTGGCCCGCCGTACCCGGGGGCGACGACATCGCCTTTACCCAGCGGCTGTTTGTCGAGCAGCATGTCAGCGTGTTGCCCGGCAGCTTGATGGGCCGCCCCGGGCGCGAAGGCCACAACCCAGGAAGTGGTCGACTACGCTTAGCGTTAGTGGCGGAGCTGGCTCCCACGCTGGAAGCTGCCGAGCGCCTGCGCCGACTTGTCGAGCGCGGCTAA